The Pseudomonas sp. PDM14 genomic interval CTTGTAGTCGAACACGCGCTCGTGGGTCAGCGCGGCGTACACCAGGTAACCGCCGGTGGTGTGCAGCACGCCCTTGGGCTTGCCGGTGGAACCGGAGGTGTAGAGGATGAACAGCGCTTCCTCGGCGCCCATTTCCTTCGGCGCGCAGACGCTGCCGGCCACCTTCATCAGGTCCTCGAACCAGATGTCGCGGTGCTGGTTCCACTTGATCGGCGAACCGGTGCGCTTGCACACGATGACCTTCTGGATGCTGCTGGTTTCCGGGTTGGTCAGCGCGTCATCGACGTTGGCTTTCAGCGGGGTCTTCTTGCCGCCGCGCAGGCCTTCGTCCGCGGTAATCACCACTTTCGACTTGCAGTCGATGATGCGCCCGGCCAGGGCTTCCGGCGAGAAGCCGCCGAACACCACGGAATGGATGGCACCAATACGCGCACAGGCCAGCATGGCCACCACGGCTTCGGGGATCATCGGCATGTAGATGGTCACCACGTCGCCGCGGTGCACGTCCTGGCCACGCAGGGCGTTGGCGAACTTGCACACCTGCTCGTGCAGTTCGCGGTAGGTGATTTCCTTGTGCTCGGACGGGTCGTCGCCTTCCCAGATGATGGCAAGCTGGTCGCCACGGGTTTCCAGGTGACGGTCCAGGCAGTTGGCCGAGACGTTGAGGGTGCCGTCGGCGAACCATTTGATGTCGACATGGTGGTCGTCGAAGGAGGTCTGCTTGACCTTGCTGAACGGCTTGATCCAGTCGATGCGCTGAGCCTGCTCGCGCCAGAAACCGTCGGGGTTGATCACCGACTGCTGGTACATGGCCTTGTAGGTGGCCTCGTCGGTCAGCGTTTGGGCGACCACCTCGGGACGGACCGGATAGAGGGGAGCAGCGCTCATGGTTATTACCTCGACGAACAGTTGTTTTTGTATGGTGCCTTTTGTATCCCCCGACACCCCATAGGGCCATTCGACCATGGTCTTACCGCTCTACGACCATGGTCGGAGGCCCGGTTTTCAAGCCTTGCGCGGCTTCACGCGGGCGTTGCGCGGGGCCGCTCGGCGCGTCTGTTCGTCATGCCAGGGGCAAGCATCTCGCCCCCGGCAGGGCACCCGCACCTGGGTTTTCTGCGGGCAAAAAAAAGGCGACCCATTGAGGTCGCCTACCAATTCATTCCGGGGGAGGAATGTTGAAACCAGTCCGGGATTCGCAGGAGCCGGACGCCACGAATTCTCCCCTCTCGCCCCACCCTCCACCATTGCACCAAGGTCGTAGACCGTCGGTCACTCTTTACTCAGGCCGTGCTGGCGCAACTTGTTGGCGATGGTGGTGTGCGACACGCCCAGACGCTTGCCCAGCAGGCGGCTGCTCGGGTGGTCGTGATAGAGGCGCTCCAGCACGGCTTTCTCGAAGCGACCGAGGATCTCGTCCAGGCCGCCCTCCACCGAGAACTCGCCGAGCGGCTGCGGCGCGCCGTAGTCCGGCAGGCGAATGTGCGCGGGCTTCACCGTGCCGCCCTCGCACAGCGAGACGGCCTGGAACAGCACGTTTTCCAGCTGGCGCACGTTGCCCGGCCAATGGTAATGGCCGAGACGCTCCAGTGCCTGCGGCGCCAGCTTCGGCAGCGGGCAACCGATCTGCCGGCTGGCCTGGTCGAGGAAGTGCTCGACCAGCGGCGCCAGGCCATCCAGGCATTCGCGCAGCGGCGGGATGTGCAGGCTCAGCACGTTGAGGCGGTGATAGAGGTCCTGGCGAAACTCGCCCTTGGCGCACAGTTCGGAGAGGTCGACCTGGGTCGCGCAGATCACCCGCACGTCCAGGTACACCTCCTCGTCGCTGCCGACGCGGCGGAAGCAGCCGTCCTGCAGGAAGCGCAGCAACTTGGCCTGCAGGCGCGGGCTCATCTCACCGACGCCATCGAGGAACAGCGTGCCGCCGGCGGTCAGCTCCAACAGGCCGAGCTTGCCCTCCGGCCGCGCGCCTTCAAAGGCGCCGGGGCCGTAGCCGAACAACTCGGTCTCGGCCATGGACTCCGGCAGGCCGGCGCAATTCAGCGCCATGAACGGCGACTGCCCGCGCGGGCTGGCCAGGTGGCAGGCGCGGGCGAGCAGCTCCTTGCCGGTGCCGGTTTCGCCCTCGATCAGCAGCGGCGCGTCCAGTGGCGCCATGCGCCGCGCCTCGCGCACCACCGCCGCCATCACTTTCGAGCTCTGGAAGATGCTGTCGAAGCCGCGCAGCTCCTGCTTGCGCACGTGGTAGATGCGCTCGCCGATGCGGTCGGCGCGGTGCAGGGTCAGCACCGCGCCGGCCATGGCGTCGCTCTCTTCGTGTTCGGTCTGCAGCGGGGCGATGTCGGCAAGGAACACGTCGCCCTTGATCTTCACCCGCAGGCCGTTGATCCGCGACTTGTTGGCGCGCACCAGCTCCGGCAGGTCGAAGTCCTCGGCATAGCGCGACAGCGCAATCCCCGGCACCTCGTCCACACGCACGCCGAGCAGTTGGGCGGCGGCACGGTTGGCGGCGACGATGCTGCCGGCCATGTCGATGGACAGTACGGGGAACTCCAGCGCGCCGAGCAGCGCGTTGAGTTCCAGGTGACGCCGCTCGCTGGGCATCAGGCCGACGCGCTTGACGCCGAACACGCCCGGCACGCTTTCCAGCTTCGGACGCAGGGCCTGGAACTGCAGGTTGATCAGGTTCGGGCAGTGCAGGTAGATGGCGTTGCCCTGCTCGCCGCCCACTTCGCCGCGGGCCACGTTGATGCCGTAGTCGACCAGCAACTGGAGGATGTCGCGCAGGATGCCGACACGGTTCTGGCAATGAATCTTGATGCGCATGGGAGACCCGATGTTGTAGTTGGAGAGGGTCGACGGCCGTTTTTTCGCAAGGCGGCCGTTATTTCCGTCAAGAATATGTGACGAAATTGCGCACCAGCAAGGCGATTCATCGCCACCTTCCAAGCGGCGTAAGCCCTGCTTTACAGAATCCCCCTTTGCATCGTCCCCGCTTTGCCCTGTCGCCCCTGCAACCATGCCGGCATCCGCGGTATCGATAGGCACACGACAACAACAAAAGCCCCGCCCAGGAGGCCGAATGAAAACCACGCACTACCTGGCCCGCGAGCCCGATGCCGAAGGCTTTATCGACTACCCCGAGGCCGAGCACGAAGTGTGGAACACCTTGATCACCCGCCAGCTCAAGGTGATCGAAGGCCGCGCCTGTCAGGAGTACCTGGACGGCATCGACCAGCTCGGCTTGCCG includes:
- a CDS encoding sigma-54-dependent transcriptional regulator — encoded protein: MRIKIHCQNRVGILRDILQLLVDYGINVARGEVGGEQGNAIYLHCPNLINLQFQALRPKLESVPGVFGVKRVGLMPSERRHLELNALLGALEFPVLSIDMAGSIVAANRAAAQLLGVRVDEVPGIALSRYAEDFDLPELVRANKSRINGLRVKIKGDVFLADIAPLQTEHEESDAMAGAVLTLHRADRIGERIYHVRKQELRGFDSIFQSSKVMAAVVREARRMAPLDAPLLIEGETGTGKELLARACHLASPRGQSPFMALNCAGLPESMAETELFGYGPGAFEGARPEGKLGLLELTAGGTLFLDGVGEMSPRLQAKLLRFLQDGCFRRVGSDEEVYLDVRVICATQVDLSELCAKGEFRQDLYHRLNVLSLHIPPLRECLDGLAPLVEHFLDQASRQIGCPLPKLAPQALERLGHYHWPGNVRQLENVLFQAVSLCEGGTVKPAHIRLPDYGAPQPLGEFSVEGGLDEILGRFEKAVLERLYHDHPSSRLLGKRLGVSHTTIANKLRQHGLSKE